In Setaria italica strain Yugu1 chromosome I, Setaria_italica_v2.0, whole genome shotgun sequence, the genomic window TGGTTTAATGCTATGAATATCTGAGACACAAGGCTTGGCAAACCTGAAGGCGAACTTACTGTTGAAGCGCAGAAAAAGTTCGATGGTGCCAATAACCTTTTTGTGGGATGTATCATTAGCAATATATCTGACTGTTTGGTCGATGTCTACATAGACATGACAGATGCGAAGATGCTGTGGGATGCTCTGGTTGCAAGATATGATGCAGCAAATGCAGGCAATGAACTATACCTCATGGAGAGTTTCCATGACTACAGGATGGTGAACAACCGTTTTGTGGTAGAGCAGGCCCATGAGGTGcagtgcattgtgaaggatcttGAGCTCCTTAAGTGTCAATtacccgacaagtttgtggctggttGCATAATTGCAAAGTTGCCTTACTCATGGAGGGACTTCGCCACTACTTGAAACATAGAAGACAGGAGATATCAGTTGAAAATCTGGTAGCGTCTCTTGATGTTAAGGAGAAAGCTCGGAAGAAGGACACTGCTGAGAAAGGAGACCAAGGTCAGTCTAGCGCCAACATGGTCCAGAAATTTCCACGTGGCAAGAACAAAGGGAAGAACAATATCGTCAAGactactaccttcaagaagaaaaagaataagaCTGAGATGAACTGCTACACTTGTGGTGAGCTTGGACACTTCTCTAAGGATTGTCCAGAACGTGCAGACCGCAAGGGTAGAAGGGCCAATGGGTCCAAGGATGTCAACATGGTGACCATAGGCAACACTGGAGACGGGTACGGTAATCTACCTATtgttctttcagtttttcatTCCACTAGCTGGTGGCTTGATACGggtgctaatgttcatgtgtgtgctggcATCTTCATGTTTTCTTCTTACTAGGTCGCCCatgattcctctgtgttgatggggaatgggtcacatgtTGCTGTTAATGGTGTTGGTatggtagatctgaagtttactttgGGAACGATCATGCAACTGaggaacgtgcagcatgtccctactATCAACAAGAATCTTGTGAGCGGATCGGTCTTGTGCAAGGATGGGTTTAAGATAGTGCTagagtccaataaattagtcatGTCAAAATATGGACAATTcgttggtaaaggctatgagtgcaGAGGTttgttccgcttttcccttgCAGATTTTTGTAATAAGTCCGTGAACCATATTTGTGGCAACGTTAGTGATGATACGAGTACCTCACATTCATGTTTGTGTCATATTAATTTTGGTTTGATGACTCGGTTTTCCAGCATGTGTTTAATTCCGAACCTCACCATTGCCAAAGGTTCTTagtgccatagttgtgtgcaatcgAAGCAACCTCGAAAGCCTCACAAGGCGGCtgaggagagacacttggcacctCTATAACTCATATATTTTGATCTGTGCGAGATGAATGATGTGTTGataaaaggtggaaagagatactTCATGACTTTAATTGATGATGCGACTAGATTTTCCTATATCTACTTGTTGCAAACTAAGGATGAAGCATTAGActattttaaaatttataaaGCTGAGGTTAagaatcaacttgagagaaagatcaagcGTCTAAGGTCTGATTGTGGTGGCGAGTATTTTCCAAAAATCTTTGATAAATTTTGTGAGGAACATGGTATCattcatgagaggacgcctccctattcgcccGAGTCCAATGGGGTTGCTGAGAGAAAAAACAGTATACTGACTGACTTGGTTAATTCCATGTTAGATACTGTTggtttatctaaggcatggtagGGGGAGGCtttattgacttcatgtcatgtcctgaatagaGTTTCGAACAAGAATAATGATCAAACttcatatgagatgtggatcgggagaaaaccatcactttcttatttgcATAGGGGTGTTTGGCGAAAGTCAATATACCCATTCCGAAGCAGTGCAAGTTAGGACCTAAGACAatggattgtgtctttctaggaTATGCTCAGAGGAGCATTGCTTATAGATTTTTAATGGTTAAATCTGAGGTCCCTGATATGCATGTTGATACTATTATGGAAtctcgtgatgcaacattttttgagaatatatttcctcTTAAAGATATTGTTGACACCGTTTTTTGACAGACGTCAAAGATGGcgtcaaaaggaagcagagatacCGATGCATAATGGAAAGACAATGGCTAGTGGAATTGGCCGATGGAGTTGCAGAGGGCTCAGCCGATGAAGCTATAAGAGATCGGTTGATGATGGCGAAAGCCTTACCGATAGAGGAAGACAGAGGCCTAGCCGATGGGAAACAGCTGATGGAGATGATGGACTCGGTTGGTGCAAATGGAAACGGATCTTAATGGATCAGGAGATGTGGAAGGATTGACCGTTAAAAGGAAAGAGAATCTTGGTCGGTCAAAAGGTTGTAAGGTGGTAAAGATAGGTTCCGACTCCCGTACGAGTCGTGTTATTTGAATAGTTTGTTTCCTTAAAAATAGCTTGTTTCCTTAGAGGTAGATATCATATTTTACGACAAAAACTAGAAGTCTTGTGCttaggctataaatagaggccctGCGGGGTTTGTAAGGGAgacacatcataatcaatacaaatctactattctcgcaatttactttcaagtcggagACTTCGccattattttcttttcttcacaagttcttccaagctagttgggCTGCATCGCTTCGATCTCCAGCTGGACTGTAAGTTCCGCATCTACTgaatactttctaggctttaacttcgggcgcatcactgttgttttgtctagatttattcacaagttatcgatatttgctagatctgcaagctttatccgttaaatcttgttgtttaccttttatcctagttatccagcttggaacacGTTCCGATCGGCTTTTACCTTGTTTTTCTGATCAATCTACTGTcacacagccgattagatctatttcgaGTATTGTTCGCATAGTACTGTCTAGGTTGCGTTCATGTTTCCTCTGCATCTACTGCGCATACATCGGTTGATCTAGCCGATCGTTCTATCTCCGCATCGGCTGCTTGGCCGATACAATCCTTGGAGCTAATCAGAACACCAGCCGATTCGCTCTAATATTTAACGTCTTTTTATCCTTGTCAATCAGcaagtcagattgactggcacgtcgCGGATCGAGAGGGCtataacccgaataggagcaaagcagattctcccgggtttcGTGTGTTAGCGCATGAAGGTCGTCTCCTAATTTTTTACGTCAACAGATATGCATAGCAACTCTAGATTTTCTGTTGAAATAACTCCTGAATATACTACACCTGTTGAGTCTTCTGAACAACCCGATGAACATGAGCATGAGGATATCCTAGAGAAGGATGACAGTGCAGCTCCTAGAAGGAGCAAGAGACAGAGGGTTGCaaaatcctttggtgatgatttcaccgTGTACCTTGTGGACAATACTCCCACATCCATCACTGAGGCGtatgcatctccagatgcagacgATTGAAAAGAAGCTGTCCAAAGTGAGATGGATTCGATTCTTACTAATGGGATATGGGAGCTCACTGAACAACCCTATGGTTGCAAACTAGTGGGTTGTAAATGAGTATTCAAGAAGAAGcataggcctgatggtactattgaaaagtaTAAGGCTAGGCTTGTGGCCAAAAGTTGCAcacaaaaagaaggtgaagacTTCTTCGATACCTATTCACCTGTCGCTAGACTGACCTCTATTCAAGCACTACTTTCTCTGGCTGCCTCGTATGATCTTATCATCcaccagatggatgtaaagacagctttcctaaatggagagttggatgaggagatctatatggatcagcctgATGGGTTTGTGGTGAAGGGTTAAGAAAGCAAGGTATGTAAGTTGTTGAAGTttttgtatggcctgaaacaagcacctaagcaatGGCATGATAAGTTTGACAGAAGTTCTGCGGGCTTTGTTATTAACactgatagatgtgtgtactatcATCATGGTGGGGGTGAAAGAGTTATATTGTacttgtatgtggatgacatactgatctttggcacaaacattgatgtgatcaatgaggTCAAGTCCTTTCTATCACAgaactttgatatgaaagatctgggagaagCTGATGTTATTCTGAACATCAAGCTAGTTAAGGATGAGAACGAGATTACTCTTtcgcaatcccattatgtggagaaGGTCCTAAACTGTTTTGGTTATATGGACAATAAGTTTTCTCCAACACTTTATGATCCCAGCGTGATACtcagaaagaacaagaaaactGCGAAAGATCAATTGAGATACTCTCAGACTATCGGTTCACTCATGTACTTATCTAGCGCAACAAGGCTCGACATATCTTTTGCTGTGAGAAAATTGAGCAGGTTCATGTTAAACCCGGGCATTGATCATTGTCATGCACTTGAAAGGGTTATGCGCTACTTGGTGGGTACTATGAGTTATGGGATTCACTATTTTGGGCAGCCTGCTGTGCTTGAGGGATATAGTGATTCGAACTAGATTTCAGATGCTGATGACCTATATGCCACGAGTGTGTATGTGTTtacccttggaggtggtgcaatATCATGGAGGTTTTGCAAACAGACAATTCTGAcgaggtcaaccatggaagcaAACTTACTACTTTAGAAACAGTCACTGTTGAGGCAGAGTGGCTGCGTGATCTCTTGATGGACTTACCTGTAGTTGATAAACTAGTGCCGGCAATCCTTATGAACTGTGGCAATCAAACGGTTGAACAGTGCTTAGGATAATGCAAAGTCATCAAGACATGTCAAAAGACGACTGAAGTCTATCAGAAAGTTGAGAAACTCCGAAGTAATAGgtgtgacttatattcaaaTAGACAAAAACCTGACAGATCCATTTATAAAAGGGCTATCACGAAATGTGATAGAATGGGCATCGAGGGAGACGGGTATGAGACCAGTTTGAGTCACCGAGTGGTAACCTAACCTATGTAATCGGAGATTCCGCGAATTAGGATTTGGGAAAAATAAGCTGTCGGTTGACTGAGGAGAGTGATTATTAAACCCTCTTTATGTGAAGatgcaatactctcaaatgCTATAAAGAAGGTTAGCAATATGCTTTAATGTGCTTCTATTGACTTGATTAAGCGAAGATGCTGTCTTACAGAGcattcttgaaagaacacaTTTATATGAGCCTGACTGCAGAACGTCGCAGTCTATGAGACTTGATTGATCTCTAGTAATCTCATGAAGAGACCAAGGAGTATGACGAATATGCTCCACCCACGGAGTAGGTTACTGGCAGTCAGGTACTAGTtccgactttgagtgaaacttgtccgcacaaaacttgcaattcaaggcttagcccattgttcaagttgtggatgaatgtagcttgaagctctaggcgagagttcaacttaacagtccttgcTGAAACACTAGTATATCAAACAGTACTGAGAAAAACGCAAAACACTTAAATAGGTATTTGAGATCGGGTGGAGGATTGTTTGATATATAggcttggcccatataaataattctgaataaatctcaaaggcccattagtGTAAgaggggtacaccatctattagtcccgtATTGCTAATGACGAGGGTGTTTGgtgttttcctccctatatatacgggccacctccctcatggaaaagGTGCAtcatagactactatacgggaagagcccccaggttagggtatccccAAGGTGATCTATACGAGTTAGGTTTTGCTTCTTCTCATTGTTGTGCCGTCACCGTAGTCAACTCCATCCTGAGCGCCGGCATGCACTGGCGAACGGGAGAGCAGGTATCCGAAACCTCTCACTCTTGTGATTCTGCACCGGGAGAgagcgaataaggtttttgggaagcactccgcgcgactgctcaaggtcttcaccacaGCTCGTCGTCTGTCCCAGTCCGGCGTTGCGGCGTACCATCATCTTCGACATCGTCTGCTGCGTTCCGTCTGCAACACCGTCGTTGTTTCGTCAGTACCGCTTGTTATCACGGCTGCACCCGCTAAGTACGTACGTCGTGATCTGATTTGTTATTTCAACATGTTTTCTAAGATAATGAAGTTGTGCTTGATATTGCCTAGTATATCAGAGATTTGCATGCTAGATTTTATTCTTGTTACGATAAATCTAGTTCAAAAATTAATCATGCAGTTATCTAATTTTCCAACAACTTCATTGCACAATGCCATCATTCCGAAATGATGCCAATCAGGAAAGACTTATCGCTTAATCATTCAGATCCGAGAAAAGACACTCATGGCTGGGAAAAGGACTCCGATTCTGCAAGTTCTTGCCCTTATCAGTGGCCGCAGAATGATGTGAGCGAAAGCTCTACGCCATGCCAGCAGGTTCATCCACACCTTCTTGCACTTCAGGACTTGCGGAGCAAATGAGCGCGACGTATCACTGAAGATCGCTCTTCATGTGTAATCTCGAAACCTGGAGCGATCAAAGTACACGGGAGATTGCAGCCGGCCGATTCCATCAACAAGACTGCAATGCCCCACTAGTCTCTGAATAATCCATGCTAACTCTTATCTGGTGAAAGCGTGCTGACTCGTCAGAGAAAACATCGTTCAGAAGCAAAACTCGTCAGAGAAAGCTGGTCCACCCAGTTCATCGATCGATCTGATCCCCCGTGTGCACACGCAGGAGTCTCGACTGATGGGCGCTCGCTAATAATTGGTACTTGCGAGATGTGACTGGAATTCTGGATACacacaaattagtagtactgcGCTGCAAAACATATAATTAAGCTGGTCCAATCGATACATGTTTTCTTGCACGCAAACATGGAGTTCATAGTACTGCCCTGACAGTGGCGCGATTTGCCACTTGCCAGAGTTATCCATGTACTAGGATCAAATTGATGCTACAATACATGACACTTGCTTAGCACTGTTCTTCCAGCTAATTAATAAGCAGCTAATAACTGGCTGACGCGCTCGTCGAAGACCTTCGCGACGATCTCGTTcaccgcggcggcgatgtcgtCGACCGACGATAGCCGGCATTCGTCCTCCATCTGCAAACATAAGCGACGAGATGTTCAGATTCAGACAAAAGGCTGACATGGCAGATTGGCTGATCATTTGCTGTGCCGATATATAGTTTCAGTTTGTTACCTTAAGGCTGAAGGAGTAGAAGGCCATGTggtcggcggtggtggtgacGTTGAGGTGGAGCACGGTGAGGCCGAGGCACTGCAGCGCCACTACCATCCTCAGCAGCTGCctgggccgccgcggcgcgagCACCTTCACGTTCGCGTGGCTCTCCGCCACGGCCACCTCGATGTCGGCCACGCCCCGCCGCGCCCctgcgcagccgccgccgccgctctgatCACCGCCAGCGGAACTAGAACTATCACTGGAGCCGACAGCACCGGTCGCGCCGGTCGAGTACTGAGGGAACGTGAAGAAGCCGGcgaatggcgccgccgccggctgtgGTTCGGTGCACGAGCCCGCGCGCCGCTTCTGCGCCTCAAGCgactgcagcagctgctccagcTCCTTGACGAAGTTGATGGCGCCCGCCACGATCGACGCCTGGTCACCCTGCACGCGCCGTGCCCATCAGCACACGTTACGTTACAAACCGCACATGCCATCCGGTCGCGACCAAGAGCTTGGCGCACAAGAAGGTGCGGCTTTTGATGCGGGGAGCAGTGGCGGAGTACACGATCGCTAGAGATTCCGTGACGGATGCaaccaaggccatgtttagttactcccaactcccaactttgacactatgcaaaaagaagattccccatcacatcaaacttgcggtacatgcatagagtactaaatgtagatgaaattaaaaactaattgcacagttttgttgtactttgcgagacgaatcttttgagcctaattagtcaatatttggacaataattcacaaatacaaacgaaacgctacagtgtgctacagtgctgtaacagtaatttggcacctcccaaattccccaactaaacaaggcccaaagcGGCGAGGCAGCAGCAGTCAGCAGAtggccaggccaggccaggGGGCAGCAAGATTTGACGTCCTTTACAGTAAAAGTTGGGGGGACAGCGGCAATCAACGACGCGGTGAACGCCAAGCCGTTCGTGCACATGCATGGTGACGTGACCCGCGAAGCTCTTGCAGCTAGGACGATGCTGCCGGAGAGCGCGGTGTACGCttaacacggctggagccatggAGATCGTACTCGTACGTACCCGCTGCGCGTAGGAGGGCGGCATGACGGAGCGGAGCACGGCGAGGTACTCGTtcatctgccgccgccggttGCGCTCCACGGCAATGTGGTTGCGCCGCTGGCTCTCCATCTCCTCCGTGTTCTTCACCGCCttggggcgccgccgccgcctccgcgccgccgacgcggccgcCTTGCCGCGCCCGGGCGccaccggcaccggcggcggcgacgcggagaGGCGTCGCTGCGCGTCCCAGCACTCCTCCACGGCGCCAGGAGCGACGGAGCACGGGCAGAGCGCCGCGTCCCATGCGGTGGCCGCGCTGGCACcgagcggcagcgcggcggcggcggcctcctcttGCAGAACAACGCCGCCCTTCTCCTCGAGGTCGTCAATGTCGAAGCCGCACCCCAGTGACGCCAGGTGCGCGGCCACGCCCGCCTTGGCCGTGCACGCGAGGTGCTCCTTCGGGAACACCACGGCTTCGAGCGCCATGGCCAGGCCTTCCGCTCCTCCGTAGCAAGACCAACCTCTACCTATCAGTTGTCACGACTAGGTAGAACACGGATTGGGTTAGAGCTGCATACTAGGTAGGCGGAGCTATGACTAATGCTCAGCTGGGCTCCCCTCGACGCTCGCCACCATGACCACACCAAGGACattggagggaggaggagcgacGGGGTGGTCCCTATAAAGGGGTTGTGGAATAACATGGACGTGCAATGGAGACAACGACCCGGTCTGCCACGGGGCATGGGGCCATGGAGTGCGATGCGTCTGCGAGGACGGGGAGAGCGTGAGGGTCAGGGGAGGCAAAACGACACGTATCCGCGCATGTCCGCCCTGTCGCCCAGGAGTCACTTACGTTTAGTATGGTTGGTGGCGTACCTGAGCATGAGATTAACTAAGTGATCACTCTCTGCCGTGCCTTccccttgatttttttttgggtgtaCGGACGGGGGTAATTTTCTAGTGATGCTAGATTGATTCTTTCTCGCTAGGGTTGATGATGCAAGGGTGGACGGATTAACATACTCGAGTCTGACTATTCAGTCcaagttaaagaaaaaaaactgattGCAatggtagagagagagagagagagagagagagagagagagagagagagagagagagagagagagagagagagagaaccaACAGTTAGGCGTGCAGCTGCAAACCTGACGACCACCTGGCCTCCAGCTGCAAGGAACTGAACAAGGGCAGGTCACCATTGCCCGTTTGCATGCCCCCGCGACGCTGAAAGCTGCACGCGTTTGCACAGTGACGTGCTCTCACGCAGCGCTGGCGTCGCAGTCGGGAACCACGAGCGCGAGGCGTCTTGCCGCTGCAAAGAGTTCCCCGATTCAGAGAGCCCAAGCACACGCACCTGCCACCGGCGACGAGTAACCAAAAGCTCGCAAGGAACTGACTGACCTCAGCAAGCAAGCACGCTGCCGGATGCCGCCGGTCTCGTGGCAATCCCGGTCTCGAAGGCTTTTCGGCCCTGATTTCAGGGGAAAGATCGATGGGATTCCACGGCCGCTTAGCTGCCAATTAACGCCACCGGTGAGCTCCTCTCTTCTTTTGGACGCACCCTCAGCAACTTGGTCGAGTACAAACAGTCGCCATGTTGACTAAACTGCCCATTGCCATCACTACCGCGAAAGGAACCGGTCGTTACGGGTCTCCCCTGCGGCCCTGCCCACGCGCTGATCCGTTCACCTCAGACGCCCCCGACTGGCTGCCTGCGTGCATGCCATGACCGACGGCGGCCAACCATGTTCAGAGACACTACTCGAGAAATGCGCCATCACATCGCGGACGCGAGAGCCCCAGACAGGGACGGCACCAATGCGAGAGAACTCTTCGTTCCATGCAAAAGGGATCGATCGAGCCGAGCGAAGAGATTGCCGGGCTGGCCCCCTGCCCGGCCTCCAGGATGCAAAGGGAGCCGACGAGACCGGGGAAAAGATGGATGCACGTCGTCGGTAGTACGACTGTACGAGCGGGCGTGGCCGGCTGCCTGCTCGCCgcgccggggccgggcggaATCCGGAAAGCCCCTGGTGTCCCGCGGTGGCCGCTCGCGGCTGTTGGATGGCACTGTTGGTTGATGCCGCGATGGTGCACCGGCGCGGGGCTTTGTGGCAGTGGGCACTGTCGGGGAGCCTTTGGTGGCGCGGGGCAATCGGGATCTTGCAGTACGCGCGGTCACTGTGCGCGGGCAGTAGAGTGGAGAGACTGAATGCTGGTTTCAGATGGGTAGTAGACCAGTAGTAGTAGCATTGTAGCAGGAGTTGCCCGCGGCAGGCTCGGTACACGTACGTATCGAGATGCCGGTATACCGTCCGTATACGGGAGTGAGGATTGACGACGGCGGAGAAGTAAATGCAAATCGGGCCATGCCCCGGACTTCATTCATATTGATCGTGGTTCCTGCAGGCCCATTGTTTACGGCCCATGCATGGTACTACTTGCTTTGCTCGCGGTACTAAAAGGCTCGAAACACTACTTGCCAATGGACCGGCCCAATAGTATAACCTGCTCAACAAAAAAAGAGCCACCACGCCTGCTGTTTACTGTCCCAAACacttctaaaaaaaaaaaactatcccAAACAAGGAAACTCAGCACCAACAGGTCAGGTCAAGGATGGACCATGGGGCGTTGCCACATTGGCGATGGCGAATGTTGCCAAACGAAACAACGATAGATGCCTGatgcctctctttctctctgaACAAGTGAACAACAATGACGG contains:
- the LOC101760738 gene encoding transcription factor bHLH94 codes for the protein MALEAVVFPKEHLACTAKAGVAAHLASLGCGFDIDDLEEKGGVVLQEEAAAAALPLGASAATAWDAALCPCSVAPGAVEECWDAQRRLSASPPPVPVAPGRGKAAASAARRRRRRPKAVKNTEEMESQRRNHIAVERNRRRQMNEYLAVLRSVMPPSYAQRGDQASIVAGAINFVKELEQLLQSLEAQKRRAGSCTEPQPAAAPFAGFFTFPQYSTGATGAVGSSDSSSSAGGDQSGGGGCAGARRGVADIEVAVAESHANVKVLAPRRPRQLLRMVVALQCLGLTVLHLNVTTTADHMAFYSFSLKMEDECRLSSVDDIAAAVNEIVAKVFDERVSQLLAAY